Proteins co-encoded in one Mycobacterium mantenii genomic window:
- a CDS encoding CoA-acylating methylmalonate-semialdehyde dehydrogenase, whose protein sequence is MTTQIPHFIDGQRTAGRSGRSADVFDPSTGGVQATVPMAGQADIDAAVASAVEAQKGWAATNPQRRARVMMRFIELVNQHNDELAELLSREHGKTLADAKGDIQRGIEVIEFCIGIPHLLKGEYSEGAGPGIDVYSLRQPLGVVAGITPFNFPAMIPLWKAGPALACGNAFVLKPSERDPSVPVRLAELFLEAGLPPGVFQVVHGDKEAVDAILNHPDIQAVGFVGSSDIAQYIYAGAAATGKRSQCFGGAKNHMIVMPDADLDQAVDALIGAGYGSAGERCMAISVAVPVGDKTADRLRARLIERINNLRVGHSLDPKADYGPLVTEAAVARVRDYIAQGVDAGAELVIDGRDRASDDLTFGDANLEGGFFIGPTLFDHVTPDMSIYTDEIFGPVLCIVRAHDYEEALRLPSEHEYGNGVAVFTRDGDAARDFVARVQVGMVGVNVPIPVPVAYHTFGGWKRSGFGDLNQHGPSSIMFYTKTKTVTSRWPSGIKDGAEFVIPTMD, encoded by the coding sequence ATGACCACACAGATTCCGCACTTCATCGACGGGCAGCGCACCGCCGGCCGGTCCGGCCGCAGCGCCGACGTCTTCGACCCCAGCACCGGGGGTGTCCAGGCGACCGTGCCGATGGCCGGCCAGGCCGACATCGACGCGGCGGTGGCGTCGGCAGTCGAAGCCCAAAAAGGTTGGGCAGCAACGAATCCTCAGCGTCGCGCGCGGGTGATGATGCGCTTCATCGAGCTCGTCAACCAGCACAACGATGAGCTGGCCGAGCTGCTGTCGCGCGAGCATGGCAAGACACTGGCCGACGCCAAGGGTGACATCCAGCGCGGTATCGAGGTCATCGAGTTCTGCATCGGGATCCCCCACCTGCTCAAGGGCGAGTACAGCGAAGGCGCCGGACCCGGCATCGACGTCTACTCGCTGCGCCAGCCGCTGGGCGTGGTCGCCGGCATCACGCCGTTCAACTTCCCGGCGATGATCCCGCTGTGGAAGGCCGGTCCGGCACTGGCCTGCGGCAACGCGTTCGTGCTCAAGCCCAGCGAGCGTGACCCGTCGGTCCCGGTGCGCCTGGCCGAGCTCTTCCTGGAGGCGGGCCTGCCGCCGGGGGTCTTCCAGGTGGTGCACGGCGACAAGGAGGCCGTCGACGCCATCCTGAACCACCCGGACATCCAGGCGGTCGGGTTCGTCGGCAGCTCCGACATCGCCCAGTACATCTACGCCGGGGCCGCGGCCACCGGCAAGCGCTCGCAGTGCTTCGGCGGCGCCAAGAACCACATGATCGTGATGCCCGATGCCGACCTGGATCAGGCCGTCGACGCCCTGATCGGCGCCGGCTACGGCAGCGCCGGCGAGCGCTGCATGGCGATCAGCGTCGCGGTCCCGGTTGGTGACAAGACCGCCGACCGGCTGCGCGCCCGCCTCATCGAGCGGATCAACAACCTGCGCGTGGGCCACAGCCTGGACCCGAAGGCCGACTACGGTCCGCTGGTCACCGAGGCCGCCGTGGCCCGGGTGCGCGACTACATCGCCCAGGGTGTCGACGCGGGCGCCGAACTGGTCATCGACGGCCGCGATCGCGCCAGCGACGACCTGACATTCGGAGACGCCAACCTCGAGGGCGGCTTCTTCATCGGCCCCACCCTGTTCGACCACGTCACGCCGGACATGTCGATCTACACCGACGAGATCTTCGGGCCGGTGCTGTGCATCGTGCGCGCCCACGACTACGAGGAGGCGCTGCGGCTGCCGTCCGAGCACGAATACGGCAACGGCGTGGCGGTTTTCACCCGCGACGGCGACGCCGCCCGCGACTTCGTCGCCCGCGTGCAGGTCGGCATGGTCGGTGTCAACGTGCCGATCCCGGTGCCGGTGGCCTACCACACCTTCGGCGGCTGGAAGCGCTCCGGCTTCGGCGACCTCAACCAGCACGGCCCCTCGTCGATCATGTTCTACACGAAGACCAAGACCGTGACGTCGCGGTGGCCGTCGGGCATCAAGGATGGCGCCGAGTTCGTCATTCCCACAATGGATTAG
- a CDS encoding isobutyryl-CoA dehydrogenase has product MASFTLNDDERVITETAAAFAAKRLAPYALEWDAAKHFPVDVLRESAELGMAAIYCREDVGGSGLRRLDGVRIFEQLAIADPTTAAFLSIHNMCAWMIDTFGTAEQRKAWVPRLATMDVIASYCLTEPGAGSDASALSTRAIKHGDDYVLDGVKQFISGAGASDVYVVMARTGSEGPRGISAFVVEKGTPGLSFGSLEEKMGWHAQPTAQVILEGVRVPADAMLGGADGEGTGFGIAMNGLNGGRLNIAACSLGGAQAASDKAGAYVRDRQAFGSSLLDEPTIRFTLADMATGLETSRMMLWRAANALDADDPDKVELCAMAKRYVTDTCFEVADKALQLHGGYGYLREYGLEKIVRDLRVHRILEGTNEIMRVVIGRAEAARVRATA; this is encoded by the coding sequence ATGGCTTCGTTTACCCTCAATGACGACGAACGGGTGATCACCGAGACGGCCGCCGCGTTCGCCGCCAAGCGTCTCGCCCCGTACGCCCTGGAATGGGACGCGGCCAAGCATTTTCCGGTCGACGTGCTGCGCGAATCGGCCGAACTCGGCATGGCTGCGATCTACTGCCGCGAGGACGTCGGCGGCAGTGGACTGCGCCGCCTCGACGGGGTCCGCATCTTCGAGCAGTTGGCCATCGCCGACCCGACCACCGCCGCGTTTCTGTCCATTCACAACATGTGCGCGTGGATGATCGACACCTTCGGCACCGCCGAGCAGCGCAAGGCCTGGGTTCCGCGGTTGGCGACGATGGACGTCATCGCCAGCTACTGCCTCACCGAGCCCGGCGCGGGGTCCGACGCCAGCGCATTGAGCACCCGCGCGATCAAGCATGGTGACGACTACGTGCTGGACGGCGTCAAGCAGTTCATCTCTGGCGCGGGCGCTTCGGACGTCTACGTGGTGATGGCCAGGACCGGCAGTGAGGGCCCGCGCGGCATATCGGCCTTCGTCGTTGAAAAGGGCACTCCCGGGCTGAGTTTCGGCTCCCTCGAAGAGAAGATGGGCTGGCACGCCCAACCCACCGCGCAGGTGATCCTGGAGGGCGTCCGGGTGCCGGCCGACGCGATGCTGGGCGGCGCGGACGGCGAGGGCACCGGATTCGGCATCGCGATGAACGGCCTCAACGGCGGTCGGCTCAATATCGCCGCGTGCTCGCTCGGCGGCGCCCAGGCCGCCTCGGACAAGGCCGGAGCCTACGTTCGCGACCGGCAGGCGTTCGGGTCGTCCCTGCTCGACGAGCCGACCATCCGGTTTACCCTGGCGGACATGGCCACCGGCCTCGAGACGTCGCGAATGATGCTGTGGCGCGCCGCCAATGCGTTGGACGCCGACGATCCCGACAAGGTCGAATTGTGCGCGATGGCCAAGCGGTACGTCACCGATACCTGCTTCGAGGTCGCCGACAAGGCCCTGCAGCTGCACGGCGGCTACGGCTACCTGCGCGAGTATGGTCTGGAAAAGATCGTCCGCGACCTGCGCGTCCACCGAATCCTGGAAGGGACCAACGAAATCATGCGAGTGGTCATCGGTCGGGCCGAAGCCGCGCGGGTCCGCGCGACCGCATAG
- the mmsB gene encoding 3-hydroxyisobutyrate dehydrogenase gives MTEHLTVAFLGLGHMGGPMAANLVAAKHAVRGFDPVLAALSAATEAGVSGFGSATDAVTGADVVITMLPNGELVKRCYAEILPAARPGALFIDSSTISVNDAREVHALAEANGVAQLDAPVSGGVKGAVAGTLAFMVGGDDAALQRARPVLEPMAGKIIHCGAAGAGQAAKVCNNMVLAVQQIAIGEAFILAENLGLSAQSLFDVITGATGNCWAVHTNCPVPGPVPTSPANNDFKPGFATALMNKDLGLAMDAVDSTGSAAPLGRHAADIYAEFIASDASHADKDFSAVIEMLRGS, from the coding sequence ATGACCGAGCACCTGACGGTGGCCTTCCTGGGCCTGGGGCATATGGGCGGGCCCATGGCGGCGAATCTCGTTGCGGCCAAACACGCGGTGCGCGGATTCGATCCGGTGCTCGCGGCGCTGTCCGCGGCGACCGAGGCCGGCGTCAGCGGATTCGGCAGCGCCACCGACGCGGTGACGGGCGCGGACGTCGTCATCACCATGCTGCCCAACGGCGAGCTGGTCAAACGCTGCTACGCGGAGATCCTGCCCGCCGCACGACCCGGCGCGCTGTTCATCGACAGCTCCACGATCTCGGTCAACGATGCCCGCGAGGTGCATGCGCTGGCGGAAGCGAACGGCGTCGCGCAGCTGGACGCGCCCGTCTCAGGCGGGGTGAAGGGGGCCGTCGCCGGGACGTTGGCGTTCATGGTCGGCGGCGACGACGCCGCCCTGCAGCGGGCCCGCCCGGTGCTGGAACCCATGGCGGGCAAGATCATTCACTGCGGTGCGGCCGGGGCCGGGCAAGCCGCCAAGGTGTGCAACAACATGGTGCTGGCGGTGCAGCAGATCGCGATCGGCGAGGCGTTCATCCTGGCCGAGAATCTCGGCTTGTCCGCCCAGTCCCTGTTCGACGTCATCACCGGGGCGACCGGCAACTGCTGGGCAGTGCACACCAATTGCCCTGTGCCGGGCCCGGTCCCGACATCGCCGGCCAACAACGACTTCAAGCCGGGCTTTGCCACCGCGCTGATGAACAAGGACCTGGGGCTCGCGATGGATGCGGTGGACTCAACCGGCTCGGCGGCCCCGCTGGGCAGGCACGCCGCCGACATCTACGCTGAATTCATCGCGTCCGACGCCTCCCATGCCGACAAGGACTTCAGCGCCGTCATCGAAATGCTGCGCGGCAGCTGA
- a CDS encoding MarR family transcriptional regulator, translated as MAQSPDKRDPIAAARANWERAGWGDVAPGMVAVTSVMRAHQILLARVETALRPYDLSFSRYELLRLLAFSRTGALPITKASDRLQVHVTSVTHAIRRLEADGLVQRVPHPTDGRTTLVQITDLGRSTVEDATVTLNKQVFADIWMTEEESRALVTSIETLRRGAGDF; from the coding sequence GTGGCGCAATCACCGGACAAGCGTGATCCGATCGCAGCCGCGCGCGCCAATTGGGAGCGCGCCGGGTGGGGTGACGTGGCGCCGGGCATGGTCGCGGTGACCTCGGTGATGCGCGCGCACCAGATCCTGCTGGCCCGCGTCGAGACGGCGCTGCGTCCCTACGACCTGAGCTTCTCCCGATATGAACTGCTGCGCCTGCTGGCGTTCAGCCGGACCGGCGCACTGCCCATCACCAAGGCTTCCGACCGGTTGCAGGTCCACGTGACCAGCGTGACGCACGCGATCCGCCGGCTGGAGGCTGACGGGCTGGTGCAGCGGGTGCCGCATCCCACCGACGGGCGCACCACGCTGGTGCAGATCACCGACCTGGGCCGTTCGACGGTCGAGGACGCCACCGTCACGCTCAACAAACAGGTGTTCGCCGACATCTGGATGACCGAAGAGGAATCGCGGGCGCTGGTGACTTCGATCGAGACGTTGCGCCGTGGCGCAGGGGACTTCTGA
- a CDS encoding pyridoxal phosphate-dependent aminotransferase yields MQPVPSLPAGEICDGLPNAVDPFAVSLNENPFPPLPAVRSALIRSVCAANRYPEFLPERLRDLIARRIGVRADRVVPGAGATGVVLQALQALTVPGDTMVMASPTFDGFPILARMARLNTLLVPLDEHGHNDLDGLADAAAAARVVVVCRPHNPTGTLEPTAAVLRFLRRVPRDTVVLLDEAYIEFAAPEHRLDVPALVARYPNVAVVRTFSKAYGLAGLRIGYAVASHELARTLWSYQLPFGIAITSLPAVAASYRAEDELRRRIRLITAERRYLRMRLSAMGIYTTDTHANFLYLPADGDGGYGQCGPWREVFGDGEPRARYYADGGARITVGSRASTRAVLSALGKATPGLQVR; encoded by the coding sequence ATGCAACCGGTCCCGAGCCTGCCGGCCGGCGAGATCTGCGACGGGCTGCCCAACGCGGTCGATCCGTTTGCCGTGTCGCTCAACGAGAATCCCTTTCCGCCGCTGCCGGCGGTGCGTTCGGCCTTGATCCGATCCGTTTGCGCGGCGAACCGGTATCCGGAGTTCCTGCCCGAGCGGTTACGTGACCTGATCGCCAGGCGTATCGGTGTGCGCGCCGACCGGGTGGTGCCGGGCGCCGGGGCGACCGGGGTGGTGCTGCAGGCCCTGCAGGCGCTGACCGTGCCGGGCGACACGATGGTGATGGCATCGCCGACGTTCGACGGTTTTCCGATCCTCGCGCGGATGGCGCGGCTGAACACGCTTCTCGTTCCGCTGGACGAGCACGGTCACAACGACCTCGACGGCCTGGCCGATGCCGCCGCGGCGGCGCGCGTGGTGGTGGTGTGCCGCCCGCACAACCCGACCGGCACGCTGGAGCCCACGGCCGCCGTGCTGCGGTTTCTGCGGCGCGTGCCGCGCGACACCGTCGTACTGCTCGACGAGGCCTACATCGAATTCGCCGCACCCGAGCATCGGCTCGACGTGCCGGCATTGGTCGCGCGTTACCCCAACGTGGCGGTGGTGCGGACCTTTTCCAAAGCCTATGGTCTGGCGGGGCTGCGGATCGGTTACGCGGTGGCCTCCCATGAGCTGGCACGAACACTGTGGTCCTACCAGCTGCCGTTCGGCATCGCGATCACCAGCTTGCCCGCGGTCGCGGCGTCCTACCGCGCGGAAGACGAACTGCGGCGACGAATCCGGCTGATCACCGCCGAACGCCGCTATCTGCGGATGCGCCTGAGCGCGATGGGGATATACACGACCGACACGCATGCGAATTTCCTGTATCTGCCCGCCGACGGGGATGGCGGGTATGGGCAGTGCGGGCCCTGGCGCGAGGTTTTCGGCGACGGTGAGCCGCGGGCTCGGTACTACGCGGACGGTGGCGCGCGCATCACCGTCGGCAGCCGCGCGTCGACGCGGGCGGTGCTGTCGGCGCTGGGAAAGGCCACGCCCGGGCTGCAAGTGCGGTAA
- a CDS encoding 3-oxoacyl-ACP synthase III family protein has product MGNPSVSLIDVATYLPGEPIPADYYARYAESDELRDNVMFRAPKFRHHVAADESSIDMIERAAQGLIERHGHDVVEGADVLITHTQVPDMAFYGQGGGIAHRLGIRPSWVLDLNNGGCAAFVLALNVARRLLDAGEGRTALIAVAQNAAGQFFDQPTIRRKAQSAVPGDGAAVGLVAVSDQSPILDVECRTYGEYAGEMTLSYDPPRKWWQAGPGEGSIGFTESKITKVLARGNRQVPEVALAVCDRIGLAAKDIDLLVTNQPNRAFLRNWRDALELPESRHRDTFDECGNLFGAGIPINLDRAISDGQLKTGEVVMMAAFAHAGDFAGAAAVRWGGRG; this is encoded by the coding sequence ATGGGCAACCCGAGCGTCAGCCTGATCGACGTCGCCACCTACCTCCCGGGCGAGCCGATCCCCGCCGACTACTACGCGCGCTACGCCGAATCGGACGAACTGCGGGACAACGTGATGTTCCGCGCCCCGAAGTTTCGCCACCACGTCGCCGCCGACGAGAGTTCCATCGACATGATCGAACGCGCGGCCCAGGGCCTGATCGAGCGGCACGGCCATGACGTCGTCGAGGGCGCCGACGTGCTGATCACCCACACTCAGGTGCCCGACATGGCGTTCTACGGCCAAGGCGGTGGCATCGCGCATCGGCTGGGCATCCGGCCATCCTGGGTGCTCGACCTGAACAACGGCGGTTGCGCGGCATTTGTGTTGGCGCTCAACGTGGCCCGTAGGCTGCTGGATGCGGGCGAAGGGCGTACCGCGCTCATCGCCGTCGCACAGAATGCGGCCGGCCAATTCTTCGATCAACCAACGATCCGGCGCAAGGCGCAGTCGGCGGTGCCCGGCGACGGGGCCGCGGTGGGGCTGGTCGCGGTCAGCGACCAGTCGCCGATCTTGGATGTCGAGTGCCGCACCTACGGTGAATACGCGGGGGAGATGACGCTCTCCTACGACCCGCCGCGCAAATGGTGGCAGGCCGGTCCCGGCGAGGGCAGCATCGGCTTCACCGAAAGCAAGATCACCAAGGTGCTGGCCCGCGGCAACCGGCAGGTCCCCGAGGTGGCGCTGGCGGTGTGCGACCGAATCGGGTTGGCCGCCAAAGACATCGACCTGCTGGTAACCAATCAGCCGAACCGGGCGTTCCTGCGCAACTGGCGTGACGCTCTGGAGCTACCCGAGTCCAGACATCGCGACACTTTTGACGAGTGCGGCAACCTGTTCGGTGCGGGGATTCCGATCAACCTGGACCGCGCGATATCCGACGGCCAGCTCAAGACCGGGGAGGTGGTCATGATGGCGGCGTTCGCGCATGCCGGTGACTTCGCCGGGGCCGCCGCGGTGCGCTGGGGCGGGCGGGGCTGA
- a CDS encoding SRPBCC family protein, with the protein MSLPALEDIPDVIEGVTRIETSPREKATPIIMDMMRSVYPHDQVFGQYCTVNDYVDCPPDELYDYMADTRSLEEWTYSLRGFTPTDEPGLWLAYDRLGSETEIYTRTVANAAARTVDYHCAWDQGKHLWMIYLMRVVDAQTVLNKPGSVVLWTNCHHPFYDHNPYPETAPAQRPVWVGDFWDMFGAGHQLEMNNLKAIAEYRHRNGLPVTPVWMR; encoded by the coding sequence ATGTCGTTGCCAGCGCTTGAGGATATCCCCGACGTCATCGAGGGGGTCACCCGCATCGAAACCAGCCCCAGGGAGAAGGCCACGCCGATCATCATGGACATGATGCGGTCGGTGTATCCGCACGATCAGGTGTTCGGGCAGTACTGCACCGTAAACGATTACGTCGACTGCCCACCCGACGAGTTGTACGACTACATGGCCGACACGCGCAGCCTGGAGGAGTGGACCTACAGCCTGCGTGGATTCACCCCCACGGACGAACCCGGCTTGTGGCTGGCCTACGACCGGCTCGGCTCGGAAACCGAGATCTACACCCGCACCGTCGCCAACGCGGCGGCGCGGACCGTCGACTACCACTGCGCCTGGGATCAGGGCAAGCATCTTTGGATGATCTACCTGATGCGCGTCGTCGATGCCCAGACCGTCCTGAACAAGCCGGGATCGGTTGTGCTGTGGACGAATTGCCATCACCCGTTCTACGACCACAACCCGTATCCGGAGACCGCGCCCGCCCAGCGGCCGGTGTGGGTCGGTGACTTCTGGGACATGTTCGGCGCCGGCCATCAGCTGGAGATGAACAACCTCAAGGCGATCGCCGAGTACCGCCACCGCAACGGGCTGCCGGTGACGCCGGTATGGATGAGATGA
- a CDS encoding thiamine pyrophosphate-binding protein, giving the protein MPGRYRVVDHIVGHLAAIGVDHIFGVDGANIEDVYDAAYFRPEVNAVLAKHEFSAATMADGYSRSGAGLGVVAATSGGGSLNLVAGLGESLASRVPVLALVGQPASAMDGQGSFQDTSGANGSLNAEALFSAVSVFCERLRTPADIVSLLPRAVAATRTGGPAVLLLPKDIQQTLIDVGHDGAEMDGAGALIGDPHPILRALRRARGPVTIIAGEQVARDDARAELEELRAALRARVATVPDAKDVAGAPGYGASSALGVTGVMGHPSVAEEVAASALCLIVGTPLTVTARVGLDDALASVRTVSIGSAPPYVACTHVHTDDLRGSLRQLTQAVRGRARPTGLRVPDAVRRTELTPPPCAGPGVRYREAMAVLDGVVPDGADIVVDAGNTGASAIHYLPVRRGGKFVAALGMGGMGYSFGAGIGMSFGRANSGRPGGRTVVIAGDGAFFMHGMEVHTAVQYRLPMTFVLFNNNAHAMCVTREQLFYDDLYSYNRFRPSRLGAGLAAMFPGLTSVDVSDVDGLAAAMGAALDIDGPAVISVECAADEVPPFAPFITAAPTKAIAVDHISFDKETRTNVVASA; this is encoded by the coding sequence ATGCCCGGCAGGTATCGGGTGGTCGACCACATCGTCGGGCACCTCGCGGCAATCGGAGTCGATCACATCTTCGGTGTGGACGGCGCCAACATCGAGGACGTGTACGACGCCGCGTATTTCCGCCCCGAGGTCAACGCGGTGCTGGCCAAGCACGAGTTCTCGGCGGCCACCATGGCCGACGGTTACAGCCGAAGCGGGGCGGGCCTGGGTGTGGTGGCCGCGACCTCCGGTGGGGGATCGCTGAACCTGGTCGCGGGACTGGGCGAGTCGCTGGCGAGCCGGGTCCCGGTGCTGGCGCTGGTCGGCCAGCCCGCCAGCGCGATGGACGGCCAGGGCAGCTTCCAGGACACCAGCGGCGCGAACGGGTCGTTGAACGCCGAGGCGCTGTTCTCGGCCGTGTCGGTGTTCTGCGAGCGGCTGCGCACGCCCGCCGACATCGTTTCGCTGCTGCCTCGGGCCGTCGCCGCGACGCGCACCGGCGGACCGGCGGTGTTGTTGCTGCCCAAGGACATTCAGCAGACGCTCATCGACGTCGGGCATGACGGTGCTGAGATGGATGGCGCTGGGGCGCTGATCGGTGACCCGCATCCGATCCTGCGGGCGCTGCGCCGTGCGCGGGGCCCGGTCACCATCATCGCCGGCGAACAGGTGGCCCGCGACGACGCCCGGGCCGAGCTCGAAGAACTGCGCGCGGCGCTGCGCGCACGGGTCGCCACCGTTCCGGACGCCAAGGATGTGGCCGGCGCGCCGGGTTACGGCGCGTCGTCGGCGTTGGGGGTGACCGGCGTCATGGGCCACCCGAGCGTGGCCGAAGAGGTGGCCGCCAGCGCGCTGTGCCTGATCGTCGGCACCCCGCTGACGGTCACCGCACGCGTCGGGCTGGACGACGCGCTGGCGTCGGTGCGGACGGTCTCGATCGGGTCGGCGCCGCCCTATGTCGCCTGCACGCACGTGCACACCGACGACCTGCGTGGCTCGCTGCGCCAGCTGACCCAGGCGGTTCGCGGCCGCGCCCGCCCGACCGGTCTGCGCGTGCCCGACGCGGTGCGACGAACCGAGCTGACGCCCCCGCCCTGCGCCGGACCGGGTGTGCGGTACCGCGAGGCCATGGCGGTGCTCGACGGGGTCGTGCCCGACGGGGCCGACATCGTGGTCGACGCCGGCAACACCGGCGCGTCGGCGATCCACTATCTCCCGGTGCGGCGCGGGGGCAAGTTCGTGGCCGCGCTCGGCATGGGTGGCATGGGCTACAGCTTCGGCGCCGGAATCGGAATGTCGTTCGGGCGGGCCAATTCCGGCCGGCCCGGCGGCCGCACCGTGGTGATCGCCGGAGACGGCGCGTTCTTCATGCACGGCATGGAGGTGCACACGGCCGTGCAATACCGGCTGCCGATGACGTTCGTGCTGTTCAACAACAACGCGCACGCCATGTGCGTGACCCGCGAGCAGCTGTTCTACGACGACCTCTACAGCTACAACCGTTTTCGGCCCAGCCGGCTGGGCGCCGGTCTGGCGGCGATGTTCCCGGGCCTGACGTCGGTGGACGTCAGCGATGTCGACGGTCTTGCCGCCGCCATGGGAGCCGCGCTCGACATCGACGGCCCGGCGGTGATCAGCGTCGAGTGTGCCGCCGACGAGGTCCCGCCCTTCGCCCCGTTCATCACTGCGGCGCCGACGAAAGCCATTGCCGTGGACCATATTTCATTTGATAAGGAGACCCGCACCAATGTCGTTGCCAGCGCTTGA
- a CDS encoding ABC transporter ATP-binding protein, with translation MTIELRDVVRRYRVGGQTVRALDEVSLRLADGQFVSVVGPSGAGKSTLLHLLGALDSPDSGSILFDGEEISRLSDEEQSRFRHHRVGFIFQFFNLLPTLSAWENVAIPRLLDGVRLGRAKPEAIRLLDRVGLGDRTRHRPAELSGGQMQRVAVARALMMNPPLILADEPTGNLDSTTGASILALLAEVAHEDGPGRLVVMVTHNSDAAAATDRVITLQDGRVGSDVLAVAG, from the coding sequence ATGACCATCGAACTGCGCGACGTCGTGCGCCGGTACCGGGTCGGCGGTCAGACGGTGCGGGCGCTCGACGAGGTCAGCCTGCGACTGGCGGACGGGCAGTTCGTGTCGGTCGTCGGGCCGTCCGGGGCGGGCAAGAGCACGCTGCTGCACCTGCTCGGCGCGCTGGACTCCCCCGATTCCGGGTCGATCCTGTTCGACGGCGAGGAGATCTCGCGGCTCAGCGATGAAGAACAGTCGCGGTTCCGCCATCACCGGGTGGGCTTCATCTTTCAGTTCTTCAACCTGCTGCCGACGCTGTCGGCGTGGGAGAACGTGGCGATTCCCAGGCTGCTCGACGGGGTCCGGCTGGGCAGGGCCAAACCGGAGGCGATCCGGCTGCTGGACCGGGTCGGGCTCGGCGACCGGACCCGGCACCGGCCGGCCGAGCTGTCCGGCGGCCAGATGCAGCGGGTCGCGGTGGCTCGCGCATTGATGATGAACCCGCCGTTGATCCTCGCCGATGAGCCGACCGGAAACCTGGACTCCACGACGGGCGCGTCCATTTTGGCGCTGCTGGCCGAGGTGGCCCACGAGGACGGTCCGGGCCGGCTGGTGGTGATGGTGACCCACAACTCCGATGCGGCCGCGGCCACCGACCGGGTGATCACGCTGCAGGACGGCCGGGTCGGTTCGGACGTCCTGGCGGTCGCCGGGTGA